One genomic window of Halolamina sediminis includes the following:
- a CDS encoding inositol monophosphatase family protein translates to MDSTTRLTLAREAARAGAEVAHGGFRGPLTVETKKNALDSVTEFDREVQRHVVGMFREDDSDAVIVGEEELPDVDTRTALPESGDAWVVDPIDGTNNFVAGNRIWGCAVAAVEDGDAVAAVNEFPALGDSFAAADDGAMRNGESCSVSDRSDPGTFTINPIFGLEPRDRRKLAEYITTIAEEFGDSRRFGSSQYALSSVAAGELDAAVSGVELSPWDTVGGVHMVREAGGTVTNLDGDRWTPGDGGIIASNGEAHDELVTAFD, encoded by the coding sequence ATGGACAGCACCACACGCCTGACGCTCGCCCGCGAGGCCGCCAGAGCGGGCGCCGAGGTCGCACACGGGGGGTTCCGCGGGCCGCTGACCGTCGAGACGAAGAAGAACGCGCTCGACTCGGTGACGGAGTTCGACCGCGAGGTCCAGCGCCACGTGGTGGGGATGTTTCGCGAGGACGACTCCGACGCGGTGATCGTCGGCGAGGAGGAACTGCCGGACGTCGATACCCGGACCGCCCTCCCCGAGAGCGGCGACGCCTGGGTCGTCGACCCGATCGACGGCACCAACAACTTCGTCGCGGGCAACCGGATCTGGGGCTGTGCGGTCGCCGCCGTCGAGGACGGCGACGCCGTCGCCGCCGTCAACGAATTCCCCGCACTGGGTGACAGCTTCGCCGCCGCCGACGACGGGGCGATGCGCAACGGCGAGTCCTGCAGCGTGAGCGACCGATCGGACCCCGGGACGTTCACGATCAACCCGATCTTCGGTCTCGAACCCCGAGACCGCCGGAAGCTGGCGGAGTACATCACCACCATCGCCGAAGAGTTCGGTGACAGCCGCCGCTTCGGGAGCTCGCAGTACGCGCTCTCCTCGGTCGCCGCCGGCGAGCTCGACGCCGCCGTCTCCGGCGTCGAACTCTCGCCGTGGGACACCGTCGGCGGCGTCCACATGGTCCGAGAAGCGGGCGGCACCGTCACCAATCTCGACGGGGACCGCTGGACGCCCGGCGACGGCGGCATCATCGCCTCGAACGGCGAGGCCCACGACGAGCTTGTCACCGCCTTCGACTGA
- a CDS encoding Single-stranded DNA binding protein gives MDVDKHAEELASALGVDKQEVKEDLENLLQYSVPIDEAKQSVRRKHGDGGGGDATPESVDVADLTTERDNVTVTVRVLTKGTRSIRYQGDDITIREGEFADGTGTVSYTAWQEFGFEPGDTVTVGNAGVREWEGSPELNLGDSTSVALETDDLDVPYEIGGERDLIELEPGDRGRTVEVQVVEVEERTIDGRDGETEILSGVIGDETGRLPFTDWDPHPEIETGESVRLEDVYVREYRGAPSVNVSEFSTVTAVDEAVSVTDSAPSMSIGEAVTGGGLFDVELSGNVIEVRDGSGLIQRCPECNRAIQNGECRSHGDVEGEDDLRTKAILDDGTGTCTVILGRDLTEEIYGGDLDDAREAAREAMDREVVAETIAGALVGDAYRARGSLSVDEYGANMNADAFEPVEEDPETEARDLLAELGVGA, from the coding sequence ATGGACGTAGACAAACACGCCGAGGAGCTCGCCTCCGCTCTCGGTGTTGACAAACAGGAGGTCAAAGAAGATCTGGAGAACCTCCTCCAGTACAGCGTTCCGATCGACGAGGCCAAACAGAGCGTCCGCCGGAAACACGGCGACGGTGGGGGGGGCGACGCCACCCCCGAATCGGTCGACGTGGCCGACCTGACGACCGAGCGCGACAACGTCACCGTGACGGTCCGCGTGCTCACGAAGGGGACGCGCTCGATCCGGTACCAGGGCGACGACATCACCATCCGCGAAGGTGAGTTCGCCGACGGGACGGGCACCGTCTCCTACACCGCCTGGCAGGAGTTCGGCTTCGAGCCGGGCGACACGGTCACCGTCGGCAACGCCGGCGTCCGCGAGTGGGAGGGCAGCCCCGAACTCAATCTAGGCGACAGCACCAGCGTCGCGCTGGAGACCGACGACCTCGACGTACCGTACGAGATCGGCGGCGAGCGCGACCTGATCGAACTCGAGCCGGGGGATCGCGGCCGGACTGTCGAGGTACAGGTCGTCGAGGTCGAGGAACGGACGATCGACGGCCGGGACGGCGAAACCGAGATCCTCTCGGGCGTCATCGGCGACGAGACCGGCCGACTCCCCTTCACCGACTGGGATCCCCACCCCGAGATCGAGACGGGCGAGAGCGTCCGGCTCGAGGACGTGTACGTCCGGGAGTACCGCGGCGCGCCCTCCGTGAACGTCTCGGAGTTCTCGACGGTGACGGCGGTGGACGAAGCCGTCTCGGTCACCGACTCGGCGCCGTCGATGTCGATCGGCGAGGCTGTCACCGGCGGCGGGCTGTTCGACGTGGAGCTTTCCGGCAACGTGATCGAGGTCCGGGACGGCTCCGGGCTGATCCAGCGCTGTCCTGAGTGCAACCGCGCGATCCAGAACGGCGAGTGTCGCTCCCACGGCGACGTGGAGGGCGAGGACGACCTCCGGACGAAGGCGATCCTCGACGACGGCACCGGGACGTGTACGGTGATCCTCGGCCGCGATCTGACCGAGGAGATCTACGGCGGCGACCTCGACGACGCCCGTGAGGCCGCCCGCGAGGCGATGGACCGCGAGGTCGTCGCCGAGACGATCGCCGGGGCGCTGGTTGGCGACGCCTACCGCGCCCGCGGCTCGCTCTCGGTCGACGAGTACGGCGCCAACATGAACGCCGACGCGTTCGAGCCCGTCGAGGAGGATCCCGAGACGGAAGCGCGTGACCTCCTCGCAGAGCTGGGGGTGGGCGCATGA
- a CDS encoding RPA family protein: MSADSGPGNREIARRLFAAEFDDATLSYSESDEERAPNYVVTPTGARVNRLFAVGVLTEVEEVNEDSLRGRVVDPTGAFVTYAGQYQPDEHAFLSRTEPPTFVALSGKARTFEPEDSDRVFTSVRPESINEVDAETRDRWVVSAAERTLHRLAVFAAALDSDLRGDDLRDALVADGVGPSLAAGVPKAIEHYDTGTAYLEAVRSLAVEAVEQVAGERDVVRSLETEPSDGGPAELGLLPEVDLDLAGTGSTTETASEPTADDAESTEPDSTGEGTSPTETESTGSESVESEEEETEQSEEPESVETAPEETEGGEKSPEASTETAQADEKTNPDTTEVDEETSEGTDEEATEELGDFDAGESVQETVEEEAEEIGDFDPEETVDDEEALTEEERQEVKQEFGAEFSTGSEVGEPGEAGIDVPSSEEELEEIEAEVTGEEPDETEPEEEPDEDAGDLDLEDAVINVMSELDDGDGADREAVVARVVDEHGVDAGAVEDAVQDAMMSGKCYEPTDGTLKAI; this comes from the coding sequence ATGAGCGCCGACTCCGGCCCGGGCAACCGCGAGATCGCCCGCCGGCTGTTCGCCGCGGAGTTCGACGACGCCACGCTCTCCTACTCGGAGAGCGACGAGGAGCGCGCGCCGAACTACGTCGTGACGCCGACGGGCGCGCGCGTGAACCGCCTGTTCGCCGTCGGCGTGCTGACCGAGGTCGAGGAGGTCAACGAGGACAGCCTCCGTGGGCGCGTCGTCGACCCGACGGGGGCGTTCGTCACCTACGCCGGGCAGTACCAGCCCGACGAACACGCCTTCTTGAGCCGTACCGAGCCGCCAACGTTCGTCGCGCTCTCGGGGAAGGCCCGGACGTTCGAACCGGAGGACTCCGACCGCGTGTTCACCTCCGTCCGCCCGGAGAGCATCAACGAAGTCGACGCCGAGACGCGGGACCGCTGGGTGGTCTCCGCGGCCGAACGCACGCTCCACCGGCTCGCCGTCTTCGCGGCCGCGCTCGACTCGGACCTGCGCGGCGACGACCTCCGTGACGCGCTCGTTGCCGACGGCGTCGGCCCCTCGCTGGCTGCCGGTGTGCCGAAAGCGATCGAGCACTACGACACCGGAACCGCCTACCTCGAAGCCGTCCGGTCGCTCGCGGTCGAAGCAGTCGAACAGGTGGCCGGTGAGCGCGACGTCGTCCGCTCGCTGGAGACCGAGCCGAGCGACGGCGGCCCAGCGGAGCTCGGTCTGCTCCCCGAAGTGGATCTCGACCTCGCCGGCACCGGGTCGACGACCGAGACAGCGTCCGAACCGACGGCCGACGACGCGGAATCGACCGAACCGGACTCGACTGGCGAAGGGACGTCACCGACGGAAACCGAATCCACCGGATCAGAATCAGTCGAGTCGGAGGAAGAGGAAACAGAGCAGTCCGAAGAACCCGAATCGGTTGAGACGGCGCCAGAGGAAACCGAAGGCGGAGAGAAGTCCCCCGAAGCGTCTACGGAGACGGCTCAGGCGGACGAGAAAACGAATCCGGACACAACCGAAGTCGACGAAGAGACGTCGGAGGGGACGGACGAGGAGGCGACTGAGGAACTCGGTGACTTCGACGCCGGCGAGTCGGTCCAAGAGACCGTCGAGGAAGAGGCCGAGGAGATCGGCGACTTCGATCCCGAGGAGACCGTCGACGACGAGGAAGCCCTGACCGAGGAGGAGCGTCAGGAGGTCAAACAGGAGTTCGGCGCGGAGTTCTCGACGGGTAGCGAGGTCGGCGAACCCGGCGAGGCCGGCATCGACGTGCCCTCTTCCGAGGAGGAACTCGAAGAGATCGAGGCCGAAGTGACCGGTGAGGAGCCCGACGAAACCGAACCGGAAGAAGAGCCTGACGAGGACGCCGGCGACCTCGATCTGGAGGACGCCGTCATCAACGTGATGAGCGAACTGGACGATGGCGACGGCGCCGACCGCGAGGCAGTCGTCGCGCGCGTCGTCGACGAGCACGGCGTCGACGCCGGCGCCGTCGAGGACGCGGTGCAGGACGCGATGATGAGCGGGAAGTGCTACGAGCCCACCGACGGCACGCTCAAGGCGATCTGA
- a CDS encoding metallophosphoesterase, protein MGEPAVEPVPGAPAATLDLGDERALAVADYHAGIEVGLRYERGVELDSNADERRQRLLSLLDRTGADRVVVLGDLVHRIAEPDGAEAEEVRDLLDALDARAVPLTLAKGNHDGGIGDVFPDRIDLLPAEGARVGSIGMVHGHTWPTAEALSASTLCMGHEHPSVRLTDEVGGSRVERAWLRGPLRRAPFRDALGDDADELAWHEPELVVFPAFNDRSGGTWINVEGESFLAPFLPEALASGEAYLTDGTRLGPYRRV, encoded by the coding sequence ATGGGCGAGCCAGCGGTCGAACCCGTCCCCGGCGCGCCGGCGGCGACGCTCGACCTCGGCGACGAGCGGGCGCTCGCTGTCGCGGACTACCACGCCGGGATCGAGGTCGGCCTGCGCTACGAGCGCGGCGTCGAACTCGACTCGAACGCCGACGAGCGACGGCAGCGGCTGCTCTCCCTGCTCGACCGAACGGGCGCCGACCGCGTGGTCGTGCTCGGTGATCTGGTTCACCGGATCGCCGAGCCCGACGGCGCAGAGGCCGAGGAGGTTCGGGACCTGCTCGACGCGCTCGACGCGCGTGCAGTGCCGCTCACGCTCGCGAAGGGAAACCACGACGGCGGCATCGGCGACGTGTTCCCAGATCGGATCGACCTGCTCCCGGCCGAGGGGGCACGGGTCGGTTCGATCGGGATGGTCCACGGCCACACGTGGCCAACCGCTGAGGCGCTCTCGGCGTCGACGCTCTGTATGGGCCACGAGCACCCGTCGGTTCGGCTGACCGACGAGGTCGGCGGAAGCCGGGTCGAGCGGGCGTGGCTCCGCGGGCCGCTGCGGCGGGCGCCGTTCCGCGACGCGCTCGGCGACGACGCCGACGAGCTCGCGTGGCACGAGCCGGAGCTGGTGGTGTTCCCCGCGTTCAACGACCGCTCCGGCGGGACGTGGATCAACGTCGAGGGGGAGTCGTTCCTCGCGCCGT